The proteins below are encoded in one region of Streptomyces sp. NBC_00490:
- a CDS encoding GlsB/YeaQ/YmgE family stress response membrane protein, whose amino-acid sequence MEISGVISAIVIGIVIGVLGRLVIPGRQRIGVLWTIAIGIVAAFIGTGIASGLDVADTDGVDWVEWLIQIALAALGVAALSKVKLRR is encoded by the coding sequence ATGGAGATTTCAGGTGTCATCAGCGCGATCGTGATCGGCATAGTGATCGGTGTGCTCGGCCGGCTCGTCATTCCTGGCCGTCAGCGCATCGGTGTGCTGTGGACGATCGCGATCGGCATCGTCGCCGCGTTCATCGGAACCGGCATCGCCTCGGGCCTGGACGTCGCCGACACCGACGGCGTCGACTGGGTCGAATGGCTCATCCAGATAGCGCTCGCGGCCCTCGGTGTCGCCGCGCTCAGCAAGGTGAAGCTGCGCCGTTGA
- a CDS encoding zinc-dependent alcohol dehydrogenase, translated as MRAFVLTGPGTYEVQDLPAPVAGPGEVVVDVERVGVCGTDVEFFTGEMAYLHQGHAAYPMRLGHEWSGRVTALGDGVDPGRLGRRVMGDTMLGCGTCRRCLLGRGHVCEKRQEVGIRGARPGALAEQLAVPANSLHTLPDSVDAVLGALVEPGGNALRAARAAAPRPGDRALVLGPGTIGLLVAMFLRAAGAEVHLMGVTDSSLAFARDLGFAHVWTEGNLPDLPFDSVVDASTAPHLPNRALELVEPAGRVVYIGLAGEPARLDHRTLLLKDVTAVGVLSASPGLDATIKAYAEGSVDPRPLVAATVGLDEVGPVLAGERPAGAGPGPKIHVDPHQ; from the coding sequence ATGCGCGCTTTCGTACTGACCGGCCCCGGCACCTACGAGGTCCAGGACCTCCCGGCGCCGGTGGCCGGACCCGGTGAGGTCGTCGTCGACGTCGAGCGGGTCGGCGTGTGCGGCACCGACGTGGAGTTCTTCACCGGCGAGATGGCCTATCTCCATCAGGGACACGCCGCCTACCCGATGCGCCTGGGCCACGAGTGGTCCGGCCGGGTCACGGCACTCGGCGACGGCGTCGACCCCGGCCGGCTCGGACGCCGGGTCATGGGCGACACGATGCTCGGCTGCGGCACCTGCCGTCGCTGTCTGCTGGGCCGCGGGCATGTCTGCGAGAAGCGCCAGGAGGTGGGTATCCGCGGGGCCCGGCCGGGGGCGCTGGCGGAACAACTCGCCGTCCCCGCAAACTCGTTGCACACCCTGCCCGACTCCGTCGACGCCGTACTCGGAGCGCTCGTGGAGCCGGGCGGGAACGCCCTGCGCGCCGCCCGGGCCGCCGCGCCGCGTCCCGGTGACCGGGCCCTCGTGCTGGGCCCGGGGACGATCGGCCTGCTGGTCGCGATGTTCCTGCGGGCCGCCGGTGCCGAGGTGCACCTGATGGGGGTCACCGACAGCTCCCTCGCCTTCGCCCGCGACCTGGGCTTCGCGCACGTATGGACGGAAGGGAACCTGCCGGACCTGCCGTTCGACTCGGTCGTGGACGCCTCGACCGCCCCTCATCTCCCCAACCGTGCCCTGGAGTTGGTCGAGCCGGCGGGCCGTGTCGTCTACATCGGGCTGGCCGGCGAACCGGCCCGCCTCGACCATCGCACGCTCCTCCTCAAGGACGTGACGGCCGTGGGCGTGCTGTCCGCCTCCCCGGGGCTCGACGCCACGATCAAGGCCTACGCCGAGGGGTCGGTGGACCCCAGACCGCTGGTCGCAGCCACCGTGGGGCTGGACGAGGTCGGCCCGGTGCTCGCCGGTGAGCGTCCGGCGGGCGCAGGCCCGGGTCCGAAGATCCACGTCGACCCGCACCAATGA
- a CDS encoding fumarylacetoacetate hydrolase family protein encodes MYLMRIGAPGAEKPVARVDDETYVDLSDVVTDFDEAFFGSGGLDRVRPVVAERTAAGQVSRFAGERVGAPLARPHQILCIGLNYRDHAAESGMAVPDEPILFTKSPNTLIGPHDDVRIPRGSTKTDWEVELGIVIGRRTSYLDSVAEARDAIAGYVVVNDVSERGFQLERGGQWAKGKSAETFNPAGPWLATADEIDDVLALDMWLDVNGVRRQTGNTKTMIFDPYFIVHYLSQFLVLEPGDLINTGTPPGVGMGLTPPVYLQPGDVMELGITQLGTQRQHVLGPR; translated from the coding sequence GTGTACCTCATGCGCATCGGTGCCCCCGGCGCCGAGAAGCCCGTCGCCCGCGTCGACGACGAGACGTACGTCGACCTCTCCGACGTCGTCACCGACTTCGACGAGGCGTTCTTCGGTTCGGGCGGCCTGGACCGCGTCCGTCCCGTCGTGGCCGAACGGACGGCGGCGGGCCAGGTGTCCCGCTTCGCCGGGGAACGCGTCGGCGCCCCCTTGGCACGTCCGCACCAGATCCTGTGCATCGGGCTCAACTACCGTGACCACGCCGCCGAGAGCGGCATGGCCGTGCCCGACGAGCCGATCCTGTTCACCAAGTCGCCCAACACGCTGATCGGCCCCCACGACGACGTGCGCATCCCGCGCGGTTCCACCAAGACCGACTGGGAGGTGGAGCTGGGCATCGTGATCGGCCGGCGCACCAGTTACCTGGATTCGGTGGCGGAGGCGCGCGACGCCATCGCCGGGTACGTGGTCGTCAACGACGTCAGCGAACGCGGCTTCCAGCTGGAGCGCGGCGGGCAGTGGGCCAAGGGCAAGTCCGCGGAGACCTTCAACCCGGCGGGACCCTGGCTGGCCACGGCCGACGAGATCGACGACGTCCTCGCACTGGACATGTGGCTGGACGTCAACGGCGTACGGCGGCAGACCGGCAACACCAAGACGATGATCTTCGACCCGTACTTCATCGTGCACTACCTCAGCCAGTTCCTCGTGCTGGAACCCGGCGACCTCATCAACACCGGCACCCCGCCCGGCGTCGGCATGGGCCTCACCCCGCCCGTGTATCTCCAGCCGGGTGACGTGATGGAGCTGGGCATCACGCAGCTCGGCACGCAGCGCCAGCACGTGCTCGGGCCCCGGTGA
- a CDS encoding IclR family transcriptional regulator → MKPTQTDDGPTDPGTDGATGVDGGRLVGSDRVLAVLKELARHPGGVGLEELTRVMGSPKPTVHRALGALRRAGLADQDARGRYVLGDEFLRMAFAHHEARPDHVRVRPVLDALADRFGETAHYAVLDGHEVVYRAKVDPPTGAVRLTSTIGGRNPAHTTAVGKLLLARELTSLEEVEAWVADSGGLDRRTPRSLCAAADLHRELAATRERGYGVDDQENETGVNCLALPVYLTSPTTPSGAVSISALAYRTPLASLVDALDEIRALLNEPNG, encoded by the coding sequence ATGAAGCCTACGCAGACGGACGACGGACCGACAGACCCCGGCACGGACGGCGCGACCGGCGTCGACGGCGGCCGGCTCGTGGGTTCGGACCGGGTGCTCGCGGTCCTCAAGGAGCTCGCCCGCCATCCCGGCGGTGTGGGGCTGGAGGAGCTGACCCGGGTGATGGGGAGCCCCAAGCCGACCGTGCACCGGGCGCTGGGGGCGCTGCGGCGGGCCGGGCTGGCCGACCAGGACGCGCGCGGCCGTTATGTGCTGGGGGACGAGTTCCTGCGGATGGCGTTCGCCCACCACGAGGCACGGCCCGATCATGTCCGGGTCCGGCCCGTGCTCGACGCGCTGGCCGACCGGTTCGGTGAGACGGCGCACTACGCGGTGCTCGACGGCCATGAGGTCGTCTACCGCGCCAAGGTCGACCCGCCCACCGGTGCCGTACGGCTCACGTCGACGATCGGCGGGCGCAACCCCGCCCACACCACCGCCGTCGGAAAGCTGCTGCTCGCGCGGGAGTTGACGTCCCTGGAAGAGGTCGAGGCGTGGGTCGCCGACTCGGGCGGCCTGGATCGGCGTACGCCACGGAGTCTGTGCGCGGCGGCCGATCTGCACCGTGAACTCGCGGCCACGCGGGAACGCGGGTACGGCGTCGACGACCAGGAGAACGAGACCGGGGTCAACTGCCTTGCCCTGCCGGTCTATCTCACCTCCCCGACGACCCCCTCCGGAGCCGTGAGCATCAGCGCGCTCGCCTACCGGACGCCGCTCGCCTCCCTCGTCGACGCGCTCGACGAGATCCGTGCCCTGCTGAACGAGCCGAACGGCTGA